In Paramormyrops kingsleyae isolate MSU_618 chromosome 18, PKINGS_0.4, whole genome shotgun sequence, the DNA window AGTAAGATAATATTTTAACTTGGAAAAATTGTGTTTCATGTCTTTCGTTTTTTTCAGCATGGCACAGAGAAACTTGACCTCCGTTGTAACAGAGTTTGTCATCATTGGATTTCCTGGGCTGGATTCAAAATATTACAGTTTAATGGCCACTGGATTTTTCATCATCTATGTAACGGCAGTAGCAGAAAATTGCTTCCTTGTGGTGCTCTTTGTGCTACAGCCCAGCCTCCAGAAGCCCATGTACATCATCATGGTGAGCCTCGCCCTCTCCGACATTGGCTTCTGCACCGTGGCACTGCCAAAGGTCATAGCCAGGTACTGGTTTGACGATGGAACCATCTCGTTTCACGTCTGCCTGTTTCAGAGGCAGATGCTACATTACTTTGGAACCCTCACCTCTCTCATCATGCTGATCATGGCACTAGACCGCTACGTGGCTATCTGCTTCCCACTCAGGTACCCTGCACTAATGACAAAAAGAGCGATGGGCTTCCTCAACGGGTTTGCCTGGGTGATGGCCTTGATCTGCCCAGGTATCACCACCATCCAGTCCTCCCAGATGTACTTCTGTGGATCGAACCAGATCCTACACTGCTTCTGTGACACTGTAACAATAAATAGGCTCGCTTGTGGCGACATCAGCATGCAATCCACAGTCGCATTAGCCCTGGCATCATTTGTGTTAATGGTGCCCTTCTCTCTCATCATGTTGTCCTACGCCCACATCATCATTGCCGTCCTCCGCATCGCCAGCATGCAGGGTCGGCTGAAGGCCATTTCCACCTGTTCCACCCAGTTCTGCGTCATCGGTACATATTACATTCCTCGCTTATTTGTCTACATGTCAACAATAAACACAGACGCTCGTATAGGGCTGGTACTAATTTACAGCCTTCTGCCCCCCTTGGGTAACCCCCTAATTTACTGCTTCAGGACAAcagagattaaaaatattttgctaaAACTCTTTTGTCGAAGGCACACAGTCAGTCAGGAGGCTAAAGtttcagctgtttccagttgaGATGAGGCAGAAAGGTGATCAGCATTTTCTGAATTATAAAACCATGAAAAGTAGTGCATTTGTTTCTGAATACAATTACATAAATATGCTAATATAATTGTTTTGTGAATTTCTGAATTTTAACATTTTGAATTTGATAGATCAGGGGAAATTAATCTCTCTCTGACCTTTACCCTATGTAACAGCTGATATAGTTGTCTATTACTTTTGCTGACAGTTTAAATATGTCTGTCTTTTGTCTTTGTCCTCTTTGGAAGCATCCATTACACTTCCAAATACACTGTGGCtaaatctgtaaaaaaaaactgttatacTTACAATAACTGGTCTCTGTAGTGCAGAGGTATAATCTATATTACAGGCTGAAAACGATGCATCTGCTCATTTGGTTTTCACCTTGCGTGTGAAGTGTGCATTTCATGGAAACTTGTTTCATTCAGTAATTGAACAATAAACGATTAATTATTTCACAAACACGTAAATAGTACAAGCTCATAACTTCCCTgaccaccacctcccccccccctgtctcCTTCTGGGTCACCCGAGGTCACAaaaacagtatttaaaaaaattactgCCTGTCACGTGAGGTGGGGGCATGGCTTTCACACTCCCAGGACTCATCACACAGGTGAATATAAGGTTGCACTGCAGACGGCAGCAAACGTCCATGAGTCCTGCACCATC includes these proteins:
- the LOC111852182 gene encoding olfactory receptor 2AT4-like, coding for MAQRNLTSVVTEFVIIGFPGLDSKYYSLMATGFFIIYVTAVAENCFLVVLFVLQPSLQKPMYIIMVSLALSDIGFCTVALPKVIARYWFDDGTISFHVCLFQRQMLHYFGTLTSLIMLIMALDRYVAICFPLRYPALMTKRAMGFLNGFAWVMALICPGITTIQSSQMYFCGSNQILHCFCDTVTINRLACGDISMQSTVALALASFVLMVPFSLIMLSYAHIIIAVLRIASMQGRLKAISTCSTQFCVIGTYYIPRLFVYMSTINTDARIGLVLIYSLLPPLGNPLIYCFRTTEIKNILLKLFCRRHTVSQEAKVSAVSS